GCTTCGATGCGCGAATGAGCTCGCGGCCGCTCACATCATCCGACGCGCCGTAGCGGATATTATCGGCGATGGTGCCGTTGAAAAGAAAACAGTCCTGCAGCACGATGCTTATCTGGCTGCGGAGCGATTCGAGCGTAACGCCCCGTATGTCGTGGCCGTCGAGCAGTATGTTCCCGCCGAGCGGATCATAAAATCGCGGGATGAGACTGATGATGGTGGTTTTTCCCACACCCGTAGGCCCCACGAGCGCGAGCGTTTCCCCGCGTTTCACCGAGAAGCTCACGTTTTCAAGAACATTCGTCGTGCGTGTATATCCGAAGGTGACGTTGTCGAACCGTATCTCGCCGCGGGCGCGGGCAAGCTCGCGTGCATGCGGCGCATCCTTGATGTCCGGCTCCGTATCCAAAAGCTCGAACACGCGCTCGGCGCCGGCAAGCGATGTCTGTATCGTTTCGACTATCCCTCCTACGGCGGTTATCGGTCCGTAGAACATGCCGAGGTAGAGGAGAAATGCGACGATGTCCTCGACGGCGATGTTCTGCCCGCGGAGCACCATATGCGCGCCAAACCATATCACGACAAGCGTGCCGATGGTCCCGCAGAACTCAATGACCGGGTGATAGAATGCCGTTTTCTTGAGCGATCCCAGTATGCCGCTCGTATAATCCCATGCGGAGCGATGCACCCGCTTGCTCTCGCGCTCTTCCTGCGTGAATATCTGCACTTCCTTCATGCCCGAAAGGTTCTCGAACACGACAGCGTTAAGATCGCCGAGCTTTGCCTGCGCCAGCCTGAGCACCGGGCGTATCACGAGGTTGAACCGGAAGACGAGGAAGATGAGTATCGGGAGCGGGAGAAGGCTGTAGAACGCGAGCGTCCTGTTCTGGGTGAAGAGCATTATCGTCACGCCGACGAAAAGAAGGCTGTTGATTATCGCGTCCGGTATGGCATGCGAGACAAGGCTTTCGAGGTTCGCATTGTCATTGACCGTGCGCGAGAGGAGCTGACCGGTCTGTTTTTCGTGGAAGAACCGGAGCGAAAGCTTCTGCAGGTGATCGTACGTGATCGTCCTCATATGCGCCACAAGCCGCCAGCCGCCGACATGGCTGAAATACCGCGCGGCGAACTGCGCCGAGGTGCGGATGATATAGAAAACGAGGAGGAATATGCTGCAATATGTTATCGTATGTATGATGCTTTGCTCGCCGCCGCCGATACGAAGTGCCTTCAATATCGCCTTGATGAAGAGCGGAGCGGAGAGATTGACCGCGGTAATGACGATATGTGCCGACACCGCGATGAGAAAATACCGCCAGTACCGGCGCGCCTCAAGCCAGAGGCGGAACAGTATTTTTATCTGACTGCCGGCAGGGCGATCTATCTTGCCGAAATTTTTTCCACGCATGCAGTGAGTATATGACGTTCAGCGGAAGAGTCAATCTGGCAGCGCACTTGACAGTGCGTAATATATTACGTATAATTATACGCATCAATTGCAGGGGAGCGCAGTATGATCAGTTACCTCAAGAATGAACTGGTATCCGCCACAAGTATTACCCGCCATTTCGGTGATCTGTTGTCGAAGCTTCGCTCACAACAGTTGAAACGTATTGCTGTGATCCGTAACAACAGCATGGAGGCGATCATACTGCCCGTCGAGGAATATGAACGTCTGGCGGAGGCGGCATCGTTACGTGAACATCGTGATATTTATAGTACGGTTAGTAAACGACGCCGAACACCCCGCAGTCGATTTGTTCCGTTCAAAGAAGCGGTGAAACGCTCGTAATGGCATACGAGATCCTATTTCATCCCATTGCTCAGCAGGAATTGAACGATCTTGACGGGAGCGTCAGGCAGAAGGTGATCAGGCAGATCGCGAAGCTTCGAGAGAGCCCCAGACTTGGTGAAGAACTTGGCAATCGTGCCGGAATGAATCTCACCGGCTATCGGAAACTGTATGTGGACAATAGACGTGTTCGGATCGTATATGAAATTATCGAGGACGAAGTACGAGTGTATATTATCGCGATCGGTAAACGCGAGGATATGCAGGTCTATAGAGACACGCAGAGACGGATCCCCAGATAGGACGCACCGGCACTCTCTATGTCTGGGAATTATTTAGGGCAGAATTATTACTTTTTGACCCTGCGGAGACCGCGCAAGCCTTTGCGGAGAATGTTTCGGGTCCGAATATTTTTGTTTCACCCCTTGCGCGGGATAATTCGCCCTTTGCGAGCAATAATTCGGACCGGGATTATTATCTTTCGGGCTTTGCGGAGAAAAGTTCGACCCTTGCGGAGACCGCGCAAGGTCTTGCGGGGAATAATTCGGGTCGGAATAATTATTTTTCGACCTTTACGAAAGCCGCGCAAAGCTTTGCGGGAAAATATTCTGGTCGGAATATGTGATTATTTGAGGATTGTTAAGCTTGTTGTCATATTTTTTTGACACTGAGGACGCCGAACCCGCGCTGAGCTTGTCGAAGCGAGCACCGATTTAAGGAAGAGAGAGGAGGTAGGCGTCTGGTATATGCCTCAAAGCAATGCCAGTGGAAGTCGAAAATAATCTGGCGGTCATAGGGGTTACTCCCCCTTCGCCTCCACCGGCAAAGTCTCAGCGATCACCCCGCCATGCGAATGCGCCGCTGTGTGAATATCCTTTCCTTTCACGAAAAGAAATTTCGGCTTCATCATGATTATCACCGCCGGCATGACGGTAAGCGCCGCGATGATGCAGATGAATATCGACACGGCGATAAGGAAACCGAAGAATATCACCGGCTGGAAATTGCTGAATAAGAGCACGACGAAGCCGATGACCACCGAGAATCCGTTGAAGACTATGCCCTTGCCGATGGTAAGCATCGTCGCATGGTACGCCTTCTTCACATCGCCGTGCTTCTGTGTCATCTCACGCATGCGCCAGAGGAAATACGCGGTGTAATCCGTTCCCGCACCGATCATGATGCTCGTGAGAATCGATGTCACGAAATCGAGCTTTATCCTGAATATCGACATAAGCCCGAACACGGAGAGGATCGCCACGATGAGCGGTATCGATGAGATGAATCCCGCCGTGAATGAACGGAATATCACCATGTAGCAGATGACGATGATCACAAGGCTCAATATGATGCTGTGTATCTGTCCTTCGATGAGGAGCGGGGTGAGCTCCTGGCCGTACATGACGGTCCCGCCGAACGAAATTTTTGCACCGGGCGGCGGGTTCTTTTTCGCGAAATCACGTATCGTGTCGATGACCGTCTGCACCTTCTTCGTATTGATCTCCGGCATCTGGAGCACTATCTGCGCATTGTTGTATTTATAATCGACAAGCGATGAAAGGTCCTTGCCGCCCCCCGCGCTGTCTAAAAGGAGGAGATATTGTGCGATGAGCCTTCCATTAGAAGGTACGCGGTCCTGCGACGGATCGTTCTGCATGACCTTGTTGAGATATGCCACCTGATCGGCGAGAGAATAGGAATCGCCGACATACGCTTTTCCGGTGACGGGATCCTTGACCGATCGTGCGGTCGCCTGCAGACGTTCCATCCATTGCAGAATCTGCGGTCC
This sequence is a window from Spirochaetota bacterium. Protein-coding genes within it:
- a CDS encoding ABC transporter ATP-binding protein produces the protein MRGKNFGKIDRPAGSQIKILFRLWLEARRYWRYFLIAVSAHIVITAVNLSAPLFIKAILKALRIGGGEQSIIHTITYCSIFLLVFYIIRTSAQFAARYFSHVGGWRLVAHMRTITYDHLQKLSLRFFHEKQTGQLLSRTVNDNANLESLVSHAIPDAIINSLLFVGVTIMLFTQNRTLAFYSLLPLPILIFLVFRFNLVIRPVLRLAQAKLGDLNAVVFENLSGMKEVQIFTQEERESKRVHRSAWDYTSGILGSLKKTAFYHPVIEFCGTIGTLVVIWFGAHMVLRGQNIAVEDIVAFLLYLGMFYGPITAVGGIVETIQTSLAGAERVFELLDTEPDIKDAPHARELARARGEIRFDNVTFGYTRTTNVLENVSFSVKRGETLALVGPTGVGKTTIISLIPRFYDPLGGNILLDGHDIRGVTLESLRSQISIVLQDCFLFNGTIADNIRYGASDDVSGRELIRASKHARAHDFITRFPDKYDTIIGERGVKLSGGQKQRLAIARALLRKTPILILDEATSSVDSETESLIQEALYDLIRNRTTIVIAHRLSTVRRADNILVLGNKGIAEQGTHERLMKQNGMYAKLSRIQFRPGA
- a CDS encoding prevent-host-death protein, which encodes MISYLKNELVSATSITRHFGDLLSKLRSQQLKRIAVIRNNSMEAIILPVEEYERLAEAASLREHRDIYSTVSKRRRTPRSRFVPFKEAVKRS
- a CDS encoding type II toxin-antitoxin system RelE/ParE family toxin, with amino-acid sequence MAYEILFHPIAQQELNDLDGSVRQKVIRQIAKLRESPRLGEELGNRAGMNLTGYRKLYVDNRRVRIVYEIIEDEVRVYIIAIGKREDMQVYRDTQRRIPR